The following are encoded in a window of Magnolia sinica isolate HGM2019 chromosome 11, MsV1, whole genome shotgun sequence genomic DNA:
- the LOC131219603 gene encoding triacylglycerol lipase 2-like: MASSLTWVFGVVLCLGLAIRCGFAARNGPSSNDSLKDVGALAPGPNGTCSSMVERYGYECQEHTVTMKDGYILSMQRIPKGCSETTGSRPPVLLQHGVLMDGITWLLNSPDQSLSFILADSGFDVWIANSRGTKWSRGHTSLGPNDPAYWDWTWDEMAAYDLPAFVTYVNDQTGQKLNYVGHSLGTLLALASFSQKKLLNMIQSTALLSPIAYVGQMTSPVTVSAAKNFVAETLHKTGMVEFDLKGNGIGEYLKVYCKKKGVNCYDLMTGFTGPNCCLNSSTAELFLDHQPQPTATKNLIHISQMIRDGTIAMYDYGDNDNNTKRYGQPKPPVYDMTNIPHNIPLFLSYGGKDALSDVKDVELLLEILKSHNSDKLTVQYRDDYAHADFVMGVNANQVVYEPMIAFFKLQLSK; the protein is encoded by the exons ATGGCTAGCAGTTTGACATGGGTTTTTGGTGTGGTTCTATGTTTGGGATTGGCAATCAGATGTGGTTTTGCCGCAAGGAATGGGCCGTCGTCGAACGATAGCCTGAAAGATGTGGGTGCATTGGCCCCAGGTCCTAATGGCACATGCTCATCCATGGTGGAGAGATATGGCTATGAATGTCAAGAACATACT GTTACAATGAAAGACGGTTACATTCTCAGCATGCAAAGAATCCCAAAGGGCTGTTCTGAGACAACAGGAAGCCGGCCGCCGGTCCTGTTACAACATGGGGTCTTGATG GATGGGATAACATGGCTTCTCAATTCCCCGGACCAATCCTTATCGTTCATCCTAGCAGATAGTGGGTTCGATGTGTGGATCGCCAATAGTCGTGGGACCAAATGGAGTAGAGGTCATACATCGCTCGGTCCAAATGATCCG GCCTATTGGGATTGGACATGGGATGAAATGGCCGCATACGATCTTCCCGCTTTCGTCACGTATGTTAATGACCAGACGGGCCAGAAACTGAACTATGTTGGACACTCCTTG GGAACTTTGCTTGCTTTGGCATCCTTCTCCCAGAAGAAGTTGTTGAACATGATCCAATCAACAGCCTTGCTGAGCCCAATTGCTTACGTGGGTCAGATGACATCTCCTGTCACAGTGTCTGCCGCTAAGAACTTTGTTGCAGAG ACATTACACAAGACGGGTATGGTTGAATTCGATTTAAAAGG GAATGGTATAGGCGAATATCTCAAAGTTTATTGCAAGAAAAAGGGCGTCAATTGCTACGACTTGATGACAGGTTTTACAG GTCCGAACTGCTGCCTCAACTCTTCCACCGCTGAACTTTTCCTCGACCACCAGCCTCAGCCGACGGCGACAAAGAACCTTATCCACATTTCTCAGA TGATTCGAGACGGCACAATAGCAATGTACGATTACGGTGACAATGATAATAACACGAAACGCTATGGACAGCCAAAGCCTCCTGTCTATGACATGACCAACATCCCGCACAACATCCCTCTCTTCCTCAGCTATGGAGGGAAAGATGCACTCTCTGACGTCAAAGACGTCGAGCTCTTACTGGAAATCCTCAAATCTCACAACAGTGACAAGCTCACGGTTCAGTATCGGGATGACTACGCTCATGCAGATTTTGTTATGGGTGTAAATGCTAATCAAGTCGTTTATGAGCCCATGATTGCCTTCTTCAAGCTCCAATTGTCAAAGTAA
- the LOC131219602 gene encoding triacylglycerol lipase 2-like isoform X2, translating to MQRLRRSESIFSAVAAPSLRRKALNSWSAIQDTYLSTKDVFERHRVVFTISTSIASVATAWAGYSLRYVHQTKVEERLESIENAMKSNYHVEREEMKKIVNSGSVSIAACVATAGTTLIIGYGLGWRGGKWYANRKFRKEQMKLLGQIKPPRWQFLRGRVTTKDGYILSMQRIPKGRAETTGSRQPVLLQHGVIMDGITWLLNSPDQSLAFILADNGFDVWIANSRGTKWSSGHTSLDPNDPAYWDWTWDEMVAYDLPAFVTYVNDQTGQKLNYVGHSLGTLLALASFSQKKLLNMIQSTALLSPIAYVGQMTSPITQAAAKSFVAETLYKMGMVEFDPKGKVIGKILKDLCKKNGINCYDLMASFTGPNCCLNSSTIQLFLEHEPQPTATKNMIHMSQMIRDGTIAMYDYGDDDDNTKHYGQPKPPIYDMTNIPDNTPLFLSYGGKDALSDVKDVEILLEILKSHNSDKLTVQYRDDYAHADFVMGVNANQVVYEPMISFFKLQLSK from the exons ATGCAGCGGCTAAGAAGGTCTGAGAGTATTTTCAGTGCAGTAGCAGCCCCCAGCTTGAGAAGGAAAGCTTTGAATTCATGGTCTGCTATCCAAGACACTTATCTTTCAACCAAG GATGTTTTTGAGAGACATAGGGTGGTCTTCACAATCTCTACTTCTATAGCGTCGGTTGCAACCGCATGGGCAG GTTATTCTTTGCGCTACGTTCATCAAACAAAAGTTGAAGAGAGGCTTGAATCCATTGAGAATGCA ATGAAAAGCAATTATCATGTTGAGCGTGAAGAGATGAAAAAGATCGTCAATTCTGGAAGTGTCAGCATTGCGGCATGTGTTGCCACTGCAGGAACCACTTTAATTATCGG GTATGGACTGGGTTGGCGAGGTGGAAAATGGTATGCAAACAGGAAATTCCGAAAAGAGCAGATGAAATTGCTGGGGCAAATAAAGCCTCCGAGGTGGCAATTCTTACGAGGGCG GGTTACAACGAAAGACGGTTACATCCTCAGCATGCAAAGAATCCCAAAGGGCCGTGCTGAGACAACAGGAAGTCGGCAGCCGGTCCTGTTACAACATGGGGTCATAATG GATGGGATAACATGGCTGCTCAATTCCCCGGACCAATCCTTAGCATTCATCTTGGCAGATAATGGATTCGATGTGTGGATCGCCAATAGTCGCGGGACCAAATGGAGCAGCGGTCATACGTCGCTTGACCCAAATGATCCG GCCTATTGGGATTGGACATGGGACGAAATGGTCGCATACGATCTTCCCGCTTTCGTCACATATGTTAATGACCAGACGGGCCAGAAACTGAACTATGTTGGACACTCCCTG GGAACTTTGCTTGCTTTGGCATCCTTCTCCCAGAAGAAGTTGTTGAACATGATCCAATCAACAGCCTTGCTGAGCCCAATTGCTTATGTGGGTCAGATGACATCGCCCATCACACAGGCTGCCGCTAAGAGCTTTGTCGCGGAG ACATTATACAAGATGGGTATGGTTGAATTTGATCCAAAAGG GAAGGTCATAGGTAAAATTCTCAAAGATCTTTGCAAGAAAAATGGCATCAATTGCTACGACTTAATGGCATCTTTTACAG GCCCGAACTGCTGCCTCAACTCTTCCACCATTCAACTTTTCCTCGAACATGAGCCTCAGCCGACAGCGACAAAGAACATGATCCACATGTCTCAGA TGATTCGAGACGGCACAATAGCAATGTACGATtacggtgatgatgatgataacacaAAACACTATGGACAGCCAAAGCCTCCCATCTACGACATGACCAACATCCCGGACAACACCCCTCTCTTCCTCAGCTATGGAGGGAAGGATGCACTCTCTGACGTCAAAGACGTCGAGATCTTATTGGAAATCCTCAAATCTCATAACAGCGACAAGCTCACAGTTCAGTATCGGGATGACTATGCTCATGCAGATTTCGTTATGGGTGTAAATGCTAATCAAGTAGTTTACGAGCCCATGATTAGCTTCTTCAAGCTCCAATTGTCAAAGTAA
- the LOC131219602 gene encoding triacylglycerol lipase 2-like isoform X1, with protein MASNLTWVFGVVVFFGLAIRCGFAVRNGLLSNDDLKDVGSLAPGPDGTCSSMVEIHGYDCQEHTVTTKDGYILSMQRIPKGRAETTGSRQPVLLQHGVIMDGITWLLNSPDQSLAFILADNGFDVWIANSRGTKWSSGHTSLDPNDPAYWDWTWDEMVAYDLPAFVTYVNDQTGQKLNYVGHSLGTLLALASFSQKKLLNMIQSTALLSPIAYVGQMTSPITQAAAKSFVAETLYKMGMVEFDPKGKVIGKILKDLCKKNGINCYDLMASFTGPNCCLNSSTIQLFLEHEPQPTATKNMIHMSQMIRDGTIAMYDYGDDDDNTKHYGQPKPPIYDMTNIPDNTPLFLSYGGKDALSDVKDVEILLEILKSHNSDKLTVQYRDDYAHADFVMGVNANQVVYEPMISFFKLQLSK; from the exons ATGGCTAGCAATTTGACATGGGTTTTTGGTGTGGTTGTATTTTTTGGATTGGCAATCAGATGTGGTTTTGCGGTGAGGAATGGGCTGTTATCGAACGATGATCTGAAAGATGTGGGTTCATTGGCCCCAGGTCCTGATGGCACTTGCTCATCCATGGTGGAGATACATGGCTATGACTGTCAAGAACATACT GTTACAACGAAAGACGGTTACATCCTCAGCATGCAAAGAATCCCAAAGGGCCGTGCTGAGACAACAGGAAGTCGGCAGCCGGTCCTGTTACAACATGGGGTCATAATG GATGGGATAACATGGCTGCTCAATTCCCCGGACCAATCCTTAGCATTCATCTTGGCAGATAATGGATTCGATGTGTGGATCGCCAATAGTCGCGGGACCAAATGGAGCAGCGGTCATACGTCGCTTGACCCAAATGATCCG GCCTATTGGGATTGGACATGGGACGAAATGGTCGCATACGATCTTCCCGCTTTCGTCACATATGTTAATGACCAGACGGGCCAGAAACTGAACTATGTTGGACACTCCCTG GGAACTTTGCTTGCTTTGGCATCCTTCTCCCAGAAGAAGTTGTTGAACATGATCCAATCAACAGCCTTGCTGAGCCCAATTGCTTATGTGGGTCAGATGACATCGCCCATCACACAGGCTGCCGCTAAGAGCTTTGTCGCGGAG ACATTATACAAGATGGGTATGGTTGAATTTGATCCAAAAGG GAAGGTCATAGGTAAAATTCTCAAAGATCTTTGCAAGAAAAATGGCATCAATTGCTACGACTTAATGGCATCTTTTACAG GCCCGAACTGCTGCCTCAACTCTTCCACCATTCAACTTTTCCTCGAACATGAGCCTCAGCCGACAGCGACAAAGAACATGATCCACATGTCTCAGA TGATTCGAGACGGCACAATAGCAATGTACGATtacggtgatgatgatgataacacaAAACACTATGGACAGCCAAAGCCTCCCATCTACGACATGACCAACATCCCGGACAACACCCCTCTCTTCCTCAGCTATGGAGGGAAGGATGCACTCTCTGACGTCAAAGACGTCGAGATCTTATTGGAAATCCTCAAATCTCATAACAGCGACAAGCTCACAGTTCAGTATCGGGATGACTATGCTCATGCAGATTTCGTTATGGGTGTAAATGCTAATCAAGTAGTTTACGAGCCCATGATTAGCTTCTTCAAGCTCCAATTGTCAAAGTAA